Proteins from one Chitinophaga oryzae genomic window:
- a CDS encoding SDR family NAD(P)-dependent oxidoreductase produces MELLKDKVALVTGAGSGIGRAVAELYARNGASVVVSDIDDKGGFAVVEDIQRAGGKAFFVRADVSKAEDNEQLVAATLKEYGKLDIACNNAGIGGESAPTGSYKLTEWEKVIGINLNGVFYGMRYQLPVMVKAGAGAIVNMASILGTAGFAGSCAYVAAKHAVVGLTKTAAIEYSAKGIRVNAVGPGFIETPLLTKHLSQQEMQGLVGLHPIGRLGKPEEVAELVLWLSAPLSSFVTGGYYPVDGAYLAR; encoded by the coding sequence ATGGAACTTCTGAAAGACAAGGTGGCTTTGGTAACAGGGGCCGGCTCAGGCATCGGCCGCGCCGTAGCGGAACTTTATGCGCGCAACGGCGCCAGCGTAGTGGTCAGCGATATAGACGACAAAGGCGGGTTTGCCGTGGTGGAAGACATACAGCGCGCGGGCGGCAAAGCTTTTTTCGTAAGGGCGGACGTGAGCAAAGCGGAGGACAATGAGCAGCTGGTAGCGGCCACCCTCAAAGAATACGGCAAACTGGACATTGCCTGCAACAATGCGGGCATCGGCGGAGAATCCGCTCCCACCGGGAGCTACAAGCTGACCGAATGGGAAAAAGTGATCGGTATCAACCTCAACGGCGTATTCTACGGGATGCGCTACCAGTTGCCCGTGATGGTAAAAGCCGGCGCCGGCGCCATCGTCAACATGGCTTCCATCCTCGGAACGGCAGGATTTGCAGGCTCCTGCGCCTATGTAGCGGCCAAACACGCGGTGGTAGGCCTTACCAAAACAGCGGCCATCGAGTATTCTGCCAAAGGCATCCGTGTTAACGCCGTGGGGCCCGGATTCATTGAAACACCTCTATTAACCAAACATCTGAGCCAGCAGGAGATGCAGGGCCTGGTAGGTTTGCATCCCATAGGCCGGTTAGGCAAGCCGGAGGAAGTTGCGGAACTTGTATTATGGCTAAGCGCGCCCCTCTCTTCCTTCGTAACCGGTGGTTATTACCCGGTAGACGGGGCATACCTGGCTCGATGA
- a CDS encoding alpha/beta fold hydrolase has product MHKFPLLLLHGALGCAKQFEQLAAQLEPYYDIHTVNFSGHGGVPFSQNGFNIQVFAAEVLEYLDQHQLDFVHIFGYSMGGYVAMYLARHYPEKIGRVMTLGTKYNWNEATAGKEVKQLNPALIAEKVPGFAQLLAERHNPNDWKEVVTRTAQLIEDLGHQSLLKAQDYAQIASPCMLLMGDRDNMVSVSETVEVFRALPEAQMTMLPDTAHPLEKADVPLLAYFIKRFTTQKID; this is encoded by the coding sequence ATGCATAAATTCCCTCTACTGCTGCTGCACGGCGCCCTGGGCTGCGCAAAACAGTTCGAACAGCTGGCAGCGCAACTGGAACCCTACTACGATATCCATACGGTCAACTTCAGTGGTCACGGCGGTGTGCCGTTTTCCCAAAATGGCTTTAATATACAGGTGTTTGCTGCGGAGGTACTGGAATATCTCGACCAGCACCAGCTTGACTTCGTGCATATCTTCGGGTACAGCATGGGCGGTTATGTGGCCATGTACCTGGCCCGGCACTATCCGGAGAAAATCGGGAGGGTGATGACGCTGGGCACCAAATACAACTGGAACGAAGCGACGGCAGGCAAAGAGGTGAAGCAACTGAATCCCGCGCTGATAGCGGAAAAAGTACCCGGTTTTGCACAATTGCTGGCGGAGCGGCACAACCCGAACGACTGGAAGGAAGTGGTAACGCGGACAGCGCAGCTGATCGAGGACCTGGGGCACCAGTCGCTGCTGAAGGCACAGGATTATGCGCAGATCGCTTCTCCCTGTATGTTACTGATGGGTGACCGGGATAACATGGTGTCCGTCTCGGAAACGGTGGAGGTGTTCCGGGCTTTGCCAGAGGCGCAGATGACTATGCTGCCGGACACGGCACATCCGCTGGAAAAGGCAGATGTACCGTTGTTGGCATATTTTATCAAGAGATTTACTACACAGAAAATAGACTGA
- a CDS encoding tryptophan 2,3-dioxygenase family protein — protein sequence MVTTEIADKIKRLEEKYAAMGQNLSSYLDGLLYADYLTYWDYIQLDVLLNLQHPRTPIPDENIFIIYHQITELYFKLTLQAIEQIGFAPERTATVFTTQLKRINNYFRNLIHSFEIMVDGMDKDQFLQFRMALLPASGFQSGQFRMIEICSTRLVNLVYEPQRPAMENSDLKTVLDNIYWRSGATELATGKKTLTLQQFEKKYMGPFLQLATRYENCNLQAAYRQLPEADKAIVLPLLKEYDLNINVRWPLMHYKSAVRYLHKKPEDIAATGGTNWQQFLPPKNKRIVFFPELWTEEELNNWGKLAMGE from the coding sequence ATGGTTACAACAGAAATTGCCGATAAAATAAAACGGCTGGAAGAGAAATACGCCGCCATGGGGCAGAACCTGTCTTCCTATCTTGACGGGCTGCTGTATGCGGACTATCTGACATACTGGGATTATATCCAACTGGATGTGTTGCTCAACCTGCAACATCCGCGCACGCCGATTCCGGATGAAAACATCTTCATCATTTATCACCAGATAACGGAATTGTATTTTAAACTGACGCTGCAGGCCATCGAACAGATCGGCTTCGCGCCGGAACGGACCGCTACTGTGTTTACGACACAGCTGAAACGGATCAATAACTATTTCCGCAACCTGATCCACTCGTTCGAGATCATGGTAGACGGAATGGACAAAGATCAGTTCCTGCAGTTCAGAATGGCGCTGCTGCCGGCCAGCGGCTTCCAGAGCGGACAGTTCAGGATGATCGAGATCTGCTCCACCCGCCTGGTCAACCTGGTGTATGAACCCCAGCGCCCGGCTATGGAGAACAGCGACCTGAAAACGGTGCTGGACAATATTTACTGGAGAAGCGGCGCTACCGAACTGGCTACCGGCAAGAAAACCCTTACCCTGCAACAGTTTGAAAAGAAATATATGGGCCCCTTCCTGCAACTGGCCACCCGGTACGAAAACTGTAACTTACAGGCGGCCTACCGGCAGCTGCCGGAGGCTGACAAGGCAATCGTCTTACCCCTGCTGAAGGAATATGACCTGAACATTAACGTAAGATGGCCCCTGATGCACTATAAATCAGCCGTCAGGTACCTGCATAAAAAACCGGAAGACATTGCCGCTACGGGGGGTACCAACTGGCAACAGTTCCTGCCTCCGAAAAACAAGCGCATTGTATTTTTCCCGGAACTGTGGACGGAAGAAGAACTCAATAACTGGGGCAAACTGGCGATGGGCGAATAA
- a CDS encoding Lrp/AsnC ligand binding domain-containing protein: MSHNLNIDKLDLQIISEMMNNAEISYADLGKKLFVSGGTIHVRMKKLQELGIVKGTKLHVDLKMIGYDVIAFIGIYLEKSSMYDTVAKELRKIPEMVRLNYTTGSYSMFAEIICKDITQLRRILHDELQKIKGIERTETLISLEESFYRTINVVE; this comes from the coding sequence ATGAGCCACAATTTGAATATTGACAAACTCGATTTGCAGATTATCAGCGAGATGATGAATAATGCTGAGATCTCCTACGCCGATCTGGGGAAGAAACTGTTCGTTTCCGGCGGCACTATCCATGTGAGAATGAAGAAATTGCAAGAACTGGGTATAGTTAAAGGTACTAAATTACATGTAGATTTGAAAATGATCGGCTATGATGTAATTGCCTTTATCGGTATTTACCTCGAAAAAAGTTCCATGTATGATACTGTAGCCAAAGAACTGCGTAAAATCCCGGAAATGGTGCGCCTCAATTATACCACCGGCAGTTACAGCATGTTCGCCGAAATCATCTGCAAAGACATTACCCAGTTGCGCCGTATCCTCCACGATGAATTACAGAAAATAAAAGGTATCGAAAGAACTGAAACCCTCATCTCGCTCGAAGAAAGTTTTTACCGCACTATCAATGTGGTGGAATAA
- the trmB gene encoding tRNA (guanosine(46)-N7)-methyltransferase TrmB, whose amino-acid sequence MGQKKLQRFAEIETFPNVLIYPEGMQGKWNEYFKNNHPVTLELACGKGDYTLGMGRLFKDQNFIGVDLKGNRIWRGAKTALDESLTNVAFLRTQIEKLDNYFAPGEIKDIWITFPDPFLRKSKARKRLTHPRFLQLYQPLLATGATINLKTDSPELYAFTQEVIAAAGLTLVEDIPDVYALPEVPALLKIQTYYEGMHLADGRTIRYLKFRLPDTPLNWRSIKLPSDEATVSGED is encoded by the coding sequence ATGGGACAGAAAAAACTACAACGCTTTGCTGAAATTGAGACCTTCCCCAATGTATTGATATACCCGGAAGGCATGCAGGGAAAATGGAACGAATACTTTAAAAACAACCATCCGGTCACCCTGGAACTGGCTTGTGGCAAAGGGGACTACACCCTTGGAATGGGCCGCCTGTTCAAAGACCAGAACTTCATCGGGGTAGACCTGAAAGGCAACCGCATCTGGAGAGGCGCCAAAACAGCCCTCGACGAATCACTCACCAATGTGGCTTTCCTCCGTACACAGATCGAAAAGCTGGACAATTATTTTGCGCCCGGGGAGATCAAAGACATCTGGATCACCTTTCCGGACCCTTTTCTCCGCAAATCCAAAGCCCGCAAAAGACTGACCCACCCGCGCTTCCTGCAGCTGTACCAGCCGCTGCTGGCCACCGGCGCCACCATCAACCTGAAAACCGATTCCCCGGAATTATATGCTTTTACGCAGGAAGTGATCGCCGCCGCCGGCCTCACCCTCGTGGAAGATATCCCGGATGTGTACGCACTGCCGGAAGTACCCGCCCTGCTGAAAATACAGACCTACTACGAAGGCATGCACCTGGCCGACGGCCGTACCATCCGCTACCTGAAATTCCGCCTGCCCGACACACCGTTGAACTGGCGCAGCATAAAACTGCCTTCCGATGAAGCAACCGTTAGTGGAGAAGATTGA
- a CDS encoding DUF5522 domain-containing protein, producing the protein MKQPLVEKIDFYYNAEGYMVFTEKYHLDRGYCCGNGCKHCPFSYEKVPEPKRSVLLEKRRNEEKDGRS; encoded by the coding sequence ATGAAGCAACCGTTAGTGGAGAAGATTGATTTTTACTATAACGCGGAGGGCTATATGGTATTTACCGAAAAATATCACCTGGACCGGGGCTACTGCTGTGGCAACGGCTGTAAACATTGTCCATTTTCATATGAAAAAGTACCCGAACCCAAAAGGTCCGTCCTCCTCGAAAAACGCCGCAACGAAGAAAAAGACGGACGATCCTAA
- a CDS encoding MGMT family protein, whose translation MKKYPNPKGPSSSKNAATKKKTDDPKPVSFFDVVYKIARKIPKGRVTTYGAIAEAAGIKLTPRMVGWAMNGAGSAKPAVPAHRVVNRIGELSGRQFFATPTLMQELLEQEGVTIKNDKVSDFKNVFWDPGKPKAATAKKTVSKKA comes from the coding sequence ATGAAAAAGTACCCGAACCCAAAAGGTCCGTCCTCCTCGAAAAACGCCGCAACGAAGAAAAAGACGGACGATCCTAAGCCCGTCTCTTTCTTCGATGTGGTGTATAAAATAGCCCGCAAAATCCCCAAAGGCCGGGTAACGACCTATGGCGCCATTGCGGAAGCGGCCGGTATTAAACTAACGCCCCGCATGGTGGGCTGGGCCATGAACGGCGCCGGCAGCGCCAAACCGGCGGTCCCCGCCCATCGCGTGGTCAACCGCATCGGAGAACTCAGTGGCCGCCAGTTCTTCGCCACTCCTACCCTCATGCAGGAACTGCTGGAACAGGAAGGGGTGACCATCAAAAACGACAAGGTCAGCGACTTCAAAAATGTATTCTGGGACCCTGGCAAACCCAAAGCTGCCACCGCCAAAAAAACTGTCAGCAAGAAAGCCTGA
- a CDS encoding IPExxxVDY family protein — translation MSILKLKLDQEQLVEDFFENTHLIGIASSARDYQLCWQINRQLHTNFRVNNLLEITLSKKNRSFHFTVMEFHEPTNSVSHYFYNNHCQAEFLLPELKHIHFLWMIKGDYYQADDVKKLLEQLRLVPLVQLVSLLDTREIKNKMNLIF, via the coding sequence ATGTCGATACTAAAATTAAAACTGGACCAGGAACAGTTGGTAGAGGATTTCTTTGAAAACACCCACCTGATCGGTATCGCCTCCAGCGCCCGGGATTACCAGCTCTGCTGGCAGATCAACCGACAGCTGCATACCAATTTCCGGGTCAACAATCTGCTGGAGATCACGCTCTCCAAGAAAAACAGGTCCTTCCATTTCACCGTCATGGAGTTCCACGAACCTACTAATTCTGTATCCCACTATTTCTACAACAATCACTGCCAGGCCGAGTTCCTGCTGCCCGAGCTCAAACATATACACTTCCTTTGGATGATCAAGGGCGACTATTACCAGGCGGACGATGTCAAAAAATTATTGGAACAATTACGCCTTGTTCCCCTCGTACAATTAGTATCTTTACTGGATACAAGAGAGATCAAAAATAAAATGAACCTCATTTTTTAG
- a CDS encoding 4a-hydroxytetrahydrobiopterin dehydratase, protein MWEEKDNQLHRAFTFKDFREAFGFMTRVALVAEKMDHHPYWTNVYNKVDIYLTTHDAGNVVTEKDRALAKAIDQLL, encoded by the coding sequence ATGTGGGAAGAAAAAGACAATCAATTGCACCGGGCCTTTACCTTTAAAGATTTCCGGGAAGCATTCGGGTTTATGACCCGGGTGGCGCTGGTCGCAGAAAAAATGGATCACCATCCCTACTGGACCAATGTCTACAACAAGGTAGACATCTATCTGACTACACATGATGCGGGCAATGTAGTGACAGAAAAAGACCGGGCGCTGGCGAAAGCAATCGATCAATTATTATAA
- a CDS encoding histidine kinase, which yields MKRIIILMLLLYCYAVGALAVTPAPDTLIAKDDFAASALDLRPYINSLSDPEGHLTIQQVVHLPFASSPRYFHNFKKNNGQVNNCWFRLQIKNEGTDSLSAILFAGWHDFMYWYAKPPGDSAALLMQTGLMYDKGGVERWDHYGFNVSVPPGQVRTFYLHIINKSYNENPLMPTLFSEQAFARFHNREQDSYRKEAVIIQVLLGMLLVFFSISVINYIQLPDRSYIYFAIYILGLILFFALRLESKPYQLSFFHRWPMLKYYWDIPGLLFCFYLMYLMFGNTFLNLKERYPFMEQVFTWVSTVVGGLIIVCIYCILMEQYHLPVIIYSYVYFCTLVPFLVVFVALARRSRHHPLVRFFLYGSVCLYLACLGSFLMHIRPLGLLSALGELAAPSMLLIGGVLLQAMFFLAGLSYRNKLVHLERTRTQELLIKQLNKNKELQHKLNEQLEELVKEQTTEILRKKQELEEQRKIQLETEYDKKLTEIELKAIRAQINPHFIFNCLNSIQLFVMQRDYEYAQKYLSDFSYLIRKTLDFSRRNFISLADEITYLNTYLGLEKMRFENRMEYEIVVDPEIATAELEIPAMLLQPYVENAVKHGMTNPQQPIGQLSIRFTQVAADMLECVIADNGIGIARSRSLRTLPKHHQSSGMEISQNRAELLNKMYNTEIHIEIIDLSARNEAESGTVVKILIPQL from the coding sequence GTGAAGCGCATTATTATTTTAATGCTGTTGTTGTACTGTTACGCCGTAGGCGCCCTTGCCGTTACCCCCGCTCCGGACACCCTGATAGCAAAAGACGACTTTGCTGCCTCGGCCCTGGACCTGCGTCCCTACATAAACAGTCTCTCCGACCCCGAGGGCCATCTGACCATACAGCAGGTGGTACACCTCCCTTTTGCGTCTTCCCCCCGGTATTTTCACAACTTCAAGAAAAATAACGGCCAGGTCAATAACTGCTGGTTCAGGCTGCAAATAAAAAATGAAGGCACCGACAGCCTCTCCGCCATCCTCTTTGCCGGATGGCACGACTTCATGTACTGGTACGCCAAACCACCCGGCGACAGCGCCGCCCTGCTGATGCAGACAGGCCTGATGTATGACAAAGGCGGCGTGGAAAGATGGGACCACTACGGTTTTAACGTCAGCGTGCCTCCCGGCCAGGTCCGCACTTTTTATCTCCATATCATCAACAAATCGTACAACGAAAACCCGCTCATGCCCACCCTCTTCAGCGAGCAGGCTTTTGCCCGGTTCCATAACAGGGAACAGGACAGCTACCGCAAAGAGGCCGTCATCATACAGGTGCTGCTGGGCATGCTCCTTGTTTTCTTCAGCATCTCCGTTATCAACTACATCCAGTTGCCCGACCGGTCGTATATCTACTTTGCCATTTATATCCTCGGGCTGATCCTGTTTTTTGCGCTGCGGCTGGAAAGTAAGCCCTATCAGCTTTCTTTTTTCCACCGCTGGCCCATGCTGAAATATTACTGGGACATACCGGGGCTGCTGTTCTGTTTTTATCTTATGTACCTCATGTTCGGCAATACCTTCCTGAACCTGAAAGAGCGGTATCCTTTTATGGAACAGGTGTTCACCTGGGTGTCTACGGTGGTGGGAGGGCTGATCATTGTTTGTATCTATTGTATTCTGATGGAGCAATACCATCTGCCGGTAATCATCTACAGTTATGTTTATTTCTGTACGCTGGTTCCCTTCCTGGTGGTGTTTGTAGCGCTGGCCAGACGTTCCCGCCATCATCCGCTGGTGCGCTTTTTCCTGTACGGGTCGGTATGCCTGTACCTGGCCTGCCTCGGCTCTTTCCTCATGCATATCAGGCCATTGGGACTGCTGAGCGCTTTAGGCGAGCTGGCTGCGCCCAGTATGCTGCTCATCGGCGGCGTATTGCTGCAGGCCATGTTTTTCCTGGCCGGCCTCAGTTACCGCAACAAACTGGTGCACCTGGAAAGGACCCGTACCCAGGAGTTGCTGATTAAACAACTGAATAAGAACAAGGAGCTGCAACACAAGCTCAACGAGCAGTTGGAGGAACTGGTAAAAGAGCAGACCACCGAAATACTCCGCAAGAAACAGGAGCTGGAAGAACAACGCAAGATACAGCTGGAAACGGAGTACGATAAAAAGCTCACCGAGATAGAACTCAAAGCCATCCGGGCGCAGATCAATCCTCACTTTATCTTCAACTGCCTGAATTCCATACAGCTGTTTGTAATGCAGCGCGATTATGAGTATGCCCAGAAATACCTGTCCGACTTTTCCTACCTGATCCGGAAAACGCTGGATTTCTCCCGGCGTAACTTTATATCCCTTGCTGACGAGATCACCTATCTCAACACCTATCTGGGCCTTGAGAAAATGCGGTTTGAGAACAGGATGGAATATGAAATCGTGGTGGACCCGGAGATAGCTACCGCGGAACTGGAGATCCCGGCCATGCTGTTGCAGCCCTATGTGGAAAACGCCGTCAAGCATGGTATGACCAATCCGCAGCAGCCCATCGGCCAGCTGTCTATCCGTTTCACACAGGTTGCCGCAGACATGCTTGAATGCGTGATTGCCGACAATGGTATTGGTATTGCCCGCTCCCGTTCTTTACGCACGCTGCCGAAGCACCACCAGTCGTCGGGCATGGAGATCAGCCAGAACAGGGCCGAGCTGCTGAATAAAATGTATAATACGGAGATCCATATAGAAATCATTGACCTGTCAGCGCGGAACGAAGCTGAAAGCGGTACGGTGGTAAAGATCCTGATACCTCAACTGTAA
- a CDS encoding LytR/AlgR family response regulator transcription factor, which produces MIKAVIIDDERNSRDIIALMLEKYCPEVTVAATASDCAEGIARIREHQPELVFLDLEMPDGTGFDVLLGTREDVSFEAVFVTAFEKKFLHVIRCAEVELILKPIDKESLLQAVSLVRDRIAGNSSKQRYQVLLENFHNLQQASWKLLVQDTNGDTQTIFLPAVECLEARQENCLFRMNYGQELLAERPFRYYADLFSSLAFYQVNNMQMIQLSNISQIDASHGRVVLKSGMVVEITERRRKDLLGRLQR; this is translated from the coding sequence ATGATAAAAGCAGTGATTATTGATGATGAGCGAAACAGCAGGGACATCATCGCCCTGATGCTGGAAAAATATTGCCCCGAAGTAACGGTAGCGGCTACGGCCTCCGACTGTGCAGAAGGTATTGCGCGGATCAGGGAGCATCAGCCGGAGCTGGTATTCCTTGACCTTGAAATGCCTGATGGCACCGGCTTTGACGTGCTGTTGGGCACACGGGAGGACGTTTCTTTTGAAGCAGTGTTTGTGACCGCCTTTGAGAAGAAGTTCCTGCACGTGATCCGTTGCGCCGAAGTGGAGCTGATCCTCAAACCGATCGATAAGGAAAGCCTGTTGCAGGCCGTTTCGCTGGTGCGTGACCGGATTGCGGGCAATAGCAGCAAACAACGCTACCAGGTGCTGCTGGAGAACTTTCACAACCTGCAGCAGGCGTCGTGGAAACTGCTGGTGCAGGACACTAACGGAGACACCCAAACGATATTTCTTCCTGCCGTAGAATGCCTGGAGGCCCGGCAGGAGAACTGCCTTTTCCGGATGAATTACGGCCAGGAACTGCTGGCGGAGCGGCCTTTCCGGTATTACGCCGATTTGTTTTCCTCGCTTGCTTTTTACCAGGTGAATAATATGCAGATGATACAGCTGTCGAATATCAGCCAGATCGATGCCAGTCATGGCAGGGTGGTGCTCAAAAGTGGCATGGTGGTGGAGATTACAGAGCGCCGCCGGAAGGACTTATTGGGCCGGTTGCAGCGGTAG
- a CDS encoding TetR/AcrR family transcriptional regulator has translation MKILRPLVQFPSKNILFFSGQSKGVPVFFLFDAVARRIRNNYLTKKFGGIGFGCNFDSSNKKVRQSDFGNLTKQTMAELDQKRTLILEAALKRFKRFGLSKTTMEEIARDLDISKGSLYYYFSDKESIYVAVVERMIADCFIDMSAFVETAPSTDAIINRYLELKETMLIEYHFLFGINQWIKDMPSSLMRQTIELLQTVEISFLSAVIRKGISLGELNEDIDADDTAQLLINVLFGLWVIWCKWQATGFDPQDREGLHCFMQREKKVLDIFFNGLRYRPAINQARL, from the coding sequence TTGAAAATTTTAAGGCCCCTCGTTCAATTTCCTTCAAAAAACATCCTCTTTTTTAGCGGGCAGAGCAAAGGGGTACCTGTTTTTTTTCTTTTTGATGCTGTTGCGCGGAGAATACGTAACAATTATTTAACAAAAAAATTTGGTGGAATAGGTTTTGGTTGTAATTTTGACTCGTCAAACAAAAAAGTCAGACAGTCAGACTTTGGAAATTTGACGAAACAAACTATGGCAGAGTTAGACCAGAAGCGAACACTTATTCTTGAGGCCGCTTTAAAGCGGTTCAAAAGGTTCGGGCTGTCTAAAACTACTATGGAAGAGATCGCCAGGGATCTGGACATCTCAAAAGGGTCTTTGTATTATTATTTTTCAGATAAGGAATCCATTTATGTAGCGGTAGTGGAGCGCATGATCGCGGACTGTTTCATTGACATGTCGGCGTTTGTGGAAACGGCCCCTTCTACCGATGCGATTATTAACCGGTATCTGGAGTTGAAGGAAACCATGTTGATCGAGTATCATTTTCTGTTTGGTATTAACCAATGGATAAAAGATATGCCATCTTCTTTGATGCGGCAGACGATAGAGTTGCTGCAGACGGTGGAAATTTCCTTCCTTTCCGCCGTTATCAGAAAAGGGATCAGCCTCGGGGAACTGAACGAAGATATTGACGCTGACGATACAGCGCAGTTGTTGATCAACGTATTATTCGGTTTATGGGTAATATGGTGCAAGTGGCAGGCAACAGGCTTTGATCCGCAGGACCGGGAAGGGCTGCATTGTTTTATGCAGCGGGAAAAAAAGGTATTGGACATTTTCTTTAATGGATTAAGATATAGACCAGCAATCAACCAGGCTAGGCTTTAA
- a CDS encoding outer membrane beta-barrel protein, which yields MKKLIVMAAVALFGTQVAKAQLSKGDVILGGNVNVKTTSAKVKDTDNKTTNTSFGVSPKVGYALNSNWVIGVFAETQFGNKKVSTATGDVKTKTLDITPGVFVRNYHMIGQSKFAFFAEANAGYGFGNTKVEGNKTESYTGFNVNVLPGITYFVTKHFMIEGAFGGLGYSYAQHKAEGTGVKTNVSDFDFNFTKQLNLGVNFIF from the coding sequence ATGAAAAAGTTGATTGTAATGGCCGCAGTAGCACTGTTCGGCACACAAGTAGCTAAGGCACAGTTATCAAAAGGCGATGTTATCCTGGGTGGAAATGTTAATGTAAAAACCACTTCAGCGAAAGTAAAAGACACTGACAACAAAACCACCAATACTTCTTTTGGTGTTAGCCCTAAAGTAGGTTACGCACTGAACTCTAACTGGGTAATCGGTGTTTTTGCTGAAACTCAGTTTGGCAACAAAAAAGTTTCTACTGCAACCGGTGATGTAAAAACTAAAACCCTGGATATCACTCCTGGTGTATTCGTTCGCAACTACCACATGATTGGCCAGAGCAAATTTGCATTCTTTGCTGAAGCAAATGCCGGCTACGGTTTCGGTAACACTAAAGTAGAAGGCAACAAAACTGAAAGCTACACTGGCTTCAACGTAAACGTACTGCCTGGTATCACTTACTTCGTGACTAAACACTTCATGATTGAAGGTGCATTTGGTGGCCTGGGTTACTCTTACGCCCAGCACAAAGCTGAAGGAACTGGTGTTAAAACCAACGTTAGCGACTTCGATTTCAACTTCACCAAACAGCTGAACCTGGGTGTGAACTTCATTTTCTAG